ATCCAATAAATAATAATATCAACGCTCATGTCTTTCCTATGATTCAGTTTCTCAATCTTGATACATGGATGCAGATAAAGGCAACCCTTTTTTCTTTACAAATTGTAAACAGATGGAGAACTTCATCTGAAAAATAATGTCTCAATTAAACATTATTTGGCAACAAGGTTTTGTAAAATCAGAATTCCAACTAATTTTACCATGTTGAAATCGAGGTTCATACTATTCCAAGTAATCCGAAAGAATAATATATGTTCTGGCGATAAATTAAAGAGGAAATTGCACGGGTTCCATCAACTTGGCACGAATGTTCACTTTAGTCCACTAACTTGTTAATCGATTATTGTTAGCCCTAAACTTGAATTTGTGTGCACCGTTAGTCCATAATCAAGCGTTAAATGGCCAAGTGGCGCGTGATGTGGCATGGGGAGAGTTCATACGTTCATGTGGTTGCTTAACAAACACAAGCTACTAAGTAGAGATAACTTGGAGAAAAGACATAAAATACAGGACAAAACTTGTGTCATATGTAACGAAAATGAATCtattttgcatttcttttttgactAGTGGAAATGCCCATGCGTTGTCACGGCCCACGCACACGGTGGTCAGGATGTTGCTTTCACGTTTGTTGAATCCATATGTTTACTTGGATAATAAACACCTAAATTCTCTGACCTCAACTTTGACCGCAACCGCCGTATCGTAGGGTTGGCAAAGGACCGTCCGTGTGCCATGATGTCGAGCTGCACTACGCTGCTTCGGCCTAGAGGCACGATGGTTGTCATGATCATTTTGAAAGGTGATTGTGTGCATCACGTTGCTAAATTCCGATGATTGCTTAGGAGGGCTCTCGTCGTTCCTTTTGTGTTGGCGGCGCCACCGTTTGTCTCTCTTCCAACATCCCCCAGTCGCGCATCTCCGTTCTTTGTCGCCCTTTTTAACTtgtttatttggttttgtcaTATGCTTATATTTAAGTCGTCTAACTTTTGattagagataagttgattccTCAGCATTTTTATATGGTTTGTGCTCTAAGATTTGACACGGACGATTTAAATTCGTTAGCTTatatttaagttttttttccttaaagTAAAAATTAGACAACTAAGAGTATATACTTATATGGCCACACCCTTAATCATTGTAGCCAATGGTACTTGTCCACGGTCAAGGGCAAGTAGCTTCTTTTGTATTCATTAAATTTAAATCCtagaaatttaaaatttaaaatatattAACACCGCATCCAGTCTTTTTTACCTGATTCATGCATATCTATCTATCTCACTCTCTGATCATGTACTCCAGTCCAGTCTCCCCCGACCATGCATCCCGATCCCCGCCGTCACTCCAGTCACCCCCGACCATGCATCCCCGCCGGCTATGTCCAGTCGCGTGGGAGCTCTCCCCGCTTCGTCGGCTCCAGATCTGGCGCCGTCGCCCATCCCCTACACCAGCGCGCCGCCCCATCCCCTGCTCCGGTGCCTCCCCGTCTCATGATTTGGCGTGCGGCCTGTTCGCCATGCTCCAGCGCCACACACGGAGATGGCCTCGCACCGCGTGAGGTCTAGCGCCTCCGGTCCTTCCAGTTCCTACGATGTCACCTCCGGCGGCCGGGATCTGTCACggaacaataaaataaaatgatacactcAAAACACATGCATCAAAACTTCCTCTTTTTGTCCTTCTAAAATAATAGCACATATATATCAGAAATAGGTGTTTATTCATGGAAAATGAAGTATGATCATCCGAAATAGGAGTATGTACCGAACTGAAAGCGATTTGTGCTGTTATTAGCAAGTCAGCAGAGTACCAGCAGTAAAAAGGGAGTGCAATTATGCAGCATCATTTCAGATtctttcgcaaaaaaaaacacatcatTTCAGATTAAATATGAAGGACCACATCTGCACCTGTGGGATGGTAGTAATATGATAGCGAGAAAGACAGTCAAAATGCACGGAAAGCTTAAGTAGTAACTGAGAATCAAACAGAAGAACCTGTAGCACTATAGTATAGTATATCACTTTATTGTGGGATGTGTAATTTGTACAACGAAGCTAAATCAAGAGAAATGAGAAGAGATGCAGCACCATCACCTAGTATGTGCCACTGAGGTACAATTCAATTGTTAGGTGAATCAGATCTCGGACCAGGCCCCGTCAAAAATGAAGGATCTTGGTCCAGCAGAAACATAAGTGAACCAGGAAGAAATCTCCACTATTGAATCAAGACAGCTGATGTATTCTGTATTAGACAAAGCTGAAACCTGGGTAGCTTGTTTTCACAGGTGCTTAATCAAAGTTGTTTTCCCTGTAGAATATTGACCAAAAAACATAACCATTGGTTTTGCATCGAAGTCATTGTTCGTCTGGAAAATGGCAGAATAAACAGAATGACATGTAAGTACTCTTTGCAACATAAttgatcatattttttttttcactgcaAATCTTATCAAGAatatttttcctcaaaaaaaaacaataataagcTTCTATAAAAACAATCTCAGGCTCCAAATGATAGACATCCTTTTCATGAATCCTAAACATTTCTAAGCTAGAAACAATGCGCTGATTATTTCTAGACTGATAAAAAATCTTAACCTGTCATGAAATGAGCGAGAGAAACCAGGACTAACCTCCTGCCAGAAACAGCGACCAAGCTTGACATTAAGCTCTGTGCACTCTCCAAAAAACTTCTTGAAAGGGTTATCCACACTTGTCAAGTTGATCGAGAAATAGAATAACAAGTCCCCCTCTAGGAATTAGCGAGCAGTTAACGAGTATCCGGAAACAGCCACAATCCACCATATTATTGACTTGCATCCTTTTTTCTTAACCAATTTTTTGCCTAACATAAGGTCATCTACAAGAGAATCAAAATAGTTTCCCCTAGAAACTAACATAATTCTCCCTCATCCTCCAACAAAGCTGAGTCTGCATAATCTAGAGCAGGGACAACCTACAGGGCCTGATCTTATGAACAAAGCAGGCTTGAAAATATTTCTAGTAGGAACAGATTGGCACATTTCCAAGACACAAAGCACAGCTAGCCCTTTTATTTTAAACTTAAGTCCTTAACTGAAGCCAAGCAAAGAAGCTTGCACTGTTGCACATACATATAGGTTGATCGAATAGCTAAACCTTATAATTAAAACACAAGCCCAAAAGTTTAGAGCCTTTTGGGTTGACCTATCCAAATGGCACATTTGGAACTCTTCAATAATTTAGAAGTCCAGTGCATTGCTCCAATGTTGTAGCACTCTTGAGGGTTTATAGAGTATATGTACTCTAAGCTCCTTTTGCAATATCTTTGATTTCGAAGGTCATATTTTGTGGTAACTGGCATAATCTACCAAGTTCGACGTTTTGGCATCCAAATTGCAATACCGTGGCTCCAATTTGTACAAGTTCCAATTATCCTGAACCAAAAGAGAAGCAATGAACATTGGAGAGAAGAGATGGATACTCTGCACTACAAAAAGTTCACCCGCTGCAGCTGCCATTACCAGGTGCCCACCATGGCCGCCAAACTTTCTGAACAAAGGTTCTCCCGCTGCATTACTTCTCTTCTCAACCAAACGTGCTCAAATCGAGACACTAAAAAGCACATAACGCTCGCTGATGAAGAGGGAGAAATCGAGCCACGTCTCACGTCGCGTGGAGATGTGCCTGACGAACACCAACACCTCCCCGGTCACGCTGGGGATGGCATCTCCttcgtccgcctcctcctcccagcaTCGAGATGCCGCTCCTCACCCTCTGACCTATCTCCGCCAGATCACTCTGATCCCCGCGGATCCTCTTCCTCATTTGCGTCCCCGTCGGTACCCTCCGCCTCTGCAGCGGTGAGCGGGGAGAAGGACTCCGGCAGGGGCGGTGGGGCGAGGAAGGACGCCACGTCCACTTCTTTCGCCAGGGGAACGACCCATCGACGGCGGGGGTGCGGCGGCTGTCCCGCAGCGAGAGGTGGTGGCAGCTCGTGGGCGACGGCGTCTCGCGTGTtcggagggaggcggcggttcGTGCGCTCGAGGGAGGAGGGAAGAAGGATCTGGCTGTCATTTTGCAGAGACCTGCTGTGGtctcatttgaatatttaGCTACACTGTGGTTgagtgaaaaaaaagaatgttgTTATTAATATGATAGCTTCTTCCATGTTATGGAATATCTGGAAATTCAGAAATGATATGGTATTTTCTCTATTGAATTGGTCTTTAATCTAGGTGCCCTGGCAGCCTGTTGCGGTTGTTAAAGCGCCGGCAACCACTGTGCATCCAGAAGAAAATTTAGAGGTCGGAAAGGCTGTTGGCATGCCTGTAGGCCAAAGTGGTGGAGGCTCCCCAAATCAAACGTCGCACCTCACAGGCGATGGCTCCAAGAACACCCCGGGCCTTGGAGATAAAAGTCCCTTTGCGCCTATTTGTCAATTGAGAAAAATATGAAGAGGGGGTGAAAACAGTCAGTTGCATATGGTTTGGCACTGTAACAGGATAAACAAACTTTTGGTTTTCAATTACTCGGTTGACCCTGTTAGGGGTATGTAATACCGAATCTGGATATTGTTTCGTTCCATATGAAATGGAACAGGGCGAGGAGCCTATATTTCTCTGAAAATAAATCCCCAGGACACGTAGGCGGGTTTATTAGCTGAAAGAAACTACCTTGGTTGGTCGGCACGTGGGCTCCAAATGAACCGTTGCGATCGACTGGACGCGTGATCGGACGAGCAAGATACTCAAATCGCTGAGGAGCCAGAAGTTACTTATCCCTTCCTCGTCGCCTGCCCTGCCCTGCTCCCGCCACACAAAAAATATCCACCACGCGGAGCGAAACCTTTGCCCTCTCGCCTCGTCGCCGAACGCTATGGCCTCCGATGCGAGGCTCTCGCTGCCACGACGCCTCCCCTCACTCCTCCTTCGTCCAATGCTCCGGGCGCCCTGCGCCTCCGCGTCCACCTCGCCGAGGTGCCGCATCTTAACGGGGGTGCGACCGTCGACGCCCGCACCGAGCCGTGGCGGGAGTCGGCTGCGGCCTCGCGCCGCGGAGGCCGAGCGGCAGGGTCGGATGCAGCGAGAAGACGATGTGGTCGACAGCAACGTACTACCCTACTGCAACCTCGAccggaaggagaagaagtccATAGGGGAGATGGAGCAGGAGTTCCTCCAGGCGCTGCAGGCACGTTCGTGCTTCTTCTATGTCACCGCTTGTTCTTTTCTACGTACTGTACCAAGTATCAATGTTTCGTGCATCTCTACAAACGCTAATGGTGGACGACCATCAGTTGCGGAAACTTTACAATTTGAACTAGTTATTTACACATCTTTACTTACTGGTTAATCGGTTCATATTGTTCTTGCTATTTAGTCGTTCTACTATGACAAGAAGGCAATCATGTCGAATGAGGAGTTTGATAACCTTAAGGAAGAACTTATGTGGGAAGGAAGCAGTGTTGTTATGCTAAGTAAGGAATTCCCGTTTGGTTTTTCTtactttgatttgattttgctGTCATGGTTGATACAAATTTTCCATTGTTCTTGTGTTAGGCCCGGATGAGCAAAGGCTTTTGGAAGCCTCCATGGCTTATGTGGCTGGCAAACCCATTATGACAGATATCGAATTTGATGAACTAAAGCTCAGATTGAAGGTCGGTTCTTATTCTCTAGAATATTATGTATGTGTAGCTTGGCAACAAAAAAACGCACATTCATGGAACTAAATAAGATTCAGCCAAGTTTGGCCCACCCTTGTGTCTAAGACCAGAAACTTACTCTGAAATAGCTTAAGAAGCAGCAAAAGCAAGAATTGTAGCATGAGACGCTTTGTGTTGCTACTTTGTTGCATTATACCTAGATATAAGCTATCAGGCTTAGCATATGGGCTGTAGGCTACactaagtactccctccgatccatattaattgttgcaatattacatgtatctagacgttttttaggcatagatacatccatatttgggcaaatttgagacaattaatatggatcggagggagtagtttaatTATTGTGACATTTAGATGTTAGCTTCAGTTCATATACTCATATGAGAAATTTACATTTgaagcacacacacacacacacacacacacacacatatatatatatatatatgcttcaTCCTGCATGCTTGCTTTAATGGATGATACACCCGCTtcggtgtattctagaaaaaaaatcctgcaTGCTTGCTTAGTTTTTCTTGATATTTGCCTTGCCTAGAAAGAAGGAAGTGAAATCGTACAGGAAGGTCCAAGATGCAGCTTACGGAGTCGAAAGGTAGGTATTGACTTATTGATTTCTACTTTACTAGTCCCCTCATTAGGAATTCCATGTATTCTCTAGTTCCAAACATGTATAATCTATTTGAAATGTTAAAGAATAGACTCTTGcagtttgttttctttgctgCTCATGGTTGACTGGTAGGATATTTAAGGTTATACTAGCAATTATtagttatttttcttttatgacATTGATAATCTAGAAAGAAAAGCATTCTTATATCTATATCATTTAATAAAGCTGTATATATTTCATATGTAGTGAGGGTTGTTTGCCAAATTTACAGAATCTTCTTGCCAATGTTTCCTTGGGTTGGGTTTGACATCAAGATTATGTGTGCTGAAACTCAACCTCACACTCACGAATTATGCAATTTTGCGCAGGTCTACAGTGACTTGACTGTTGACTACTTCAAGATGTTCCTGCTAAATGTTCCGGCGGCTGTTGTAGCTCTT
This is a stretch of genomic DNA from Brachypodium distachyon strain Bd21 chromosome 1, Brachypodium_distachyon_v3.0, whole genome shotgun sequence. It encodes these proteins:
- the LOC100829324 gene encoding PGR5-like protein 1A, chloroplastic, which gives rise to MASDARLSLPRRLPSLLLRPMLRAPCASASTSPRCRILTGVRPSTPAPSRGGSRLRPRAAEAERQGRMQREDDVVDSNVLPYCNLDRKEKKSIGEMEQEFLQALQSFYYDKKAIMSNEEFDNLKEELMWEGSSVVMLSPDEQRLLEASMAYVAGKPIMTDIEFDELKLRLKKEGSEIVQEGPRCSLRSRKVYSDLTVDYFKMFLLNVPAAVVALTLFFFLDDFTGFEITYLLELPEPFSFIFTWFAALPLIFWVAQAITNAIVKDFLILKGPCPNCGNENLSFFGTILSVPSGGAKNSVKCANCGTALVYDSGSRLITLPEA